The genomic stretch GAAGAACTATCGTTTCATAAATGTCTCTGCAGTGACCCACAGCATCTCATATGATACACTCAGAAAGTACCCGAAGGCATCGGAGCACGCTCTAGACTAAAAATGGGCATATTGTCGGTGTCCCATCACGCACGGTGATGCGTGTAAACTCGCGCTGATTCCTTCCTATTAGCGTCGGGACTGAGGAGGTTAGAGAAGTAGAAGTCGTCTACTTCCTTGTATATGCTACTTTGCGCTCTACAGGTTTACCcacccattttagtccaagcgCCGTCTGATTTAAttcaggtgccatctgaaataatccaggcgccattcagtttaatccgggtgccgtctgaaataatccagatgatattcaatttaatccggcaATTTATTCATTTTCGCGCTCTGCTAAACGCGCGGAAGATCCTGCAGaccagtcacaagatattctttAGCAGtcgacatgaccaatggtgttgtagcggccggtggacaacgatgaagatggccacgcgcctagagcacctgcctcagttccaccggtgCGGCATACCATCGTCGCCGGttgggactcatgtagaggaacaccacctcctctacagtgtcgtctgctatacttcCACTCCAACTCCCAATATCTCGGCGCCGCGTGAACGCGcaacataagacgcagcagaaCTTAAGTCCcctcagcagctttttacttttccttccactacatgtctgtagaatattctgcggggatgcccctcatgtgaatacacggtatagtgcttaaaaacaccatggattaattcataTAGCACCACGATTAAATTGCatagcatctggatttttttcagatggcgtctggattaaattgaatggcgcttgAATTATTTGAGACGGCACCTGGACTAATTTAACTGGTACTTGGACTAAAATAGACGGGAAAACCTGCAATTTCATGATGACCCTGGAGGTCATGCTAATGGAAGTGGGTACTACGCCATTATAATGGATATGTACAAGTGACACCGGTCACCTAAATGCTACATCACAGGGCTACTTTACGGACGGTGTACACACTTACTATGGAAAGTGCACATGGACTTTCTGAGCAACTCCGCCTCATTAACTCGTTCTTTCAGAAGTGCAAAGGATAAGCGAAGAATATGATCGCTTTGACTGCAAATACCCTAAAGCATGCCCCTACGTCACTACTGGATTTGGtgcgcgtttcttttttttttaaatgtcgtCTTGAGTATTGGGAAGCGTGTGAGGATAAGACTTGACAAGCCTGTACTCCGAGAAAAAAAAGTTCTGAACTAATCTGTGCCGGTAGCACGATGTAGCGGTCtattgaaataattgtactatgTTATGCCTACATATGGCCCCGCAGATTTTATTCCGCCTTGGATGCTAAAGCGTAAGCAGAGATGTTGGTGTAGTCAACGGTCGATATGCGGCATTAGGATGTTGTAACTGTTACGTGATGATCTTATATAAACTTAGTTCTGGAAGCCTATGTAGTCAGGCTTACTTAATGTGCGGCTTAACAGCGTAACAAGCAGAAAAAAGAGCGATGCGGATGAGAACCCTTTGGTGTTGGTTGCACCCCTTTTTTTATGTGGCATGTATTAAATTGAGGAGCTACTGGGATGTTTTCAACAGTTCTGCGACACGACCGGAGATCGAGCCACTTCTGGTGAAATTAGGAGATCTGAGGTGCTATGAAGAATGTTTGTATTGTACCATATGCTTAAATTACTCGTCAAACGTTATCGGTTGGCAGAATGGCATAGATGCAAGCTAGCTAGTGGATGAACTTCATAAtgtgaaaagcctgagtctggaaTTTGGCACAGCTAGAGCGACATGATAAACACTCGACTCACGCGTGCCCGTCCTATCTCTTAGTTGTGGCCAGACTCACACTTTTCATTTCATGAACATTATCAGTTTACTTCCTTTCCATTGCTGTTGGCCTGCTAGCACGGGAAAATCGATTATACTATGCGCAATAACAGGGGTATTTCAACGTCCCTTTTGCAACATCAGTTTGAAGGAATGCCTTAACCCTGAGTATACCTGCAGAATGTCACGTCGAAATATTCGAGCATGTAGGGACATCTGAAGAAGAGTTTACATTCGCACTGGCATAACTTGTCATCCCAGATGTGGTTCGTGGACGCTGCGCAGTGGAACCTCTCCTTTTCAGTGTAGCACCTGCATCTGCATTTCACCGGGTCGTAGTACTGCCCGTGCGCATGAAAGGCGAAGAACGAAATTAGCGaaaattgttttgttttttctttgtgaATGCATATTACCCAACACCGAATGTGTTTTGTTACTGTGTTTTGTTACGCGCGTCTACatgcctgtggcgatgaaactcccaaggtcacaaataaagttgttattgttgttgttgttactgatGGAAAAATGTTACCTGACAATTCgttatgtttttcttttttttttttgttccgtgttacagccgcgaagcaactgcggcgtggacagaggacagcaggaaggagtgaagGACATGGGGGTTAGTGTGAGTACCGGGTTGACTTCAAtaggaactatgccgacattcgtctggaaagactgcCAGAAAACCGaagagggaaaacctcagggaGCACAGCTGTTGGCAGGATACGAACCCACGACCTCCCAGTCTTAGGCGCAACCTCTGCTACCAGCAACGAGCAGACGCTCTTACCAGTTCGGCCATGCCACCTCGTATAGCCATGTTACAGCATATGACCCGAATGAACTTGCATCCATTCAACCTGAACTGCATCTAGACTTGGGCACCCTGTTTCTTCCATCAAGCAGTCTGTTGGAATGCACCACAGTATTTTCGCTGTGTGACGTATGATCACCACGCAGCTGAATGGGTGACAGGTACTGTGTAAGAATAATGGGAAGGGTTGACTTCAGTGTCTATACGCTAGCACACGGCGCATGCTATGGGTGCTGGAGGTGGACGTGCCTGGCTTTCGAAACATCTCTGAAAGCGGCAAAGTACAACCTGACTAATATACTGTGTTTTTGTGTATGTCCACACTAACTAATTTATCAAGGGCAATCACGTACATGATGTGAGATTATGGCAGCAATAAGCAAACGTCAAGCGTATGTCACGTGTACGTGTGTGTGAGACAGAAGTTTTATGTAAACAAGGTGCACACACCGAGTTGACACACCGTTTGGTTGACCTGTCCGATTTTTTTACAGTGACTGCTGTTCAAGGGAAGACAGGAGATCCCCGTGTCCGTTGCACAAAACCAGCTGTGACACGCTatcgcacgcacgcacgcacacaaaaagaCACGCAGAAACACACGgacacacgcgcgcacacacgcacGCTCAGACAATGTCACAAATTCGTTTTTATGTTGTGGGTTTTATATTATTCGATAGTACGCAGCATTGCCGTCACTGTGCCAATGCATGGCATTGTAGTCGCAAGAGCCAACCTATACTGCTCCCAAAGCGACTAACCGATTCACCGGGTACCTTGTATAGACCTATCGGAACCTGTGAGGGCTCGACACAGAAGCGAGGAGTCACATggacactgacgtcatttccgcacgaAATTACCTGCGACCTATTTGCATTGCTGGAGGAAGATGCTATTGGCGTAAGTCAGCTAACCTGATTGTTACGTAGTCAGACTCTGCGAACAGCAACGACGACGAGGCGGTGGTGTCGGCGATGGCTTGTGGCGAGGACAcgagaacagaagaacagaatGGGAGTTTGTGGCTGGACTTCGAACTAGCACAATAAATCACTGACACTAGGACGCAGTCCTCTGAGAGAGGTTTAACTGACGCGGTCGACAGGACCACCCAACTTCACGCTCCTTATTGGTTCGGTTGCCGGAGTTTCTCGGCCCAACCTACGTCAAGACTCAGGCCACTCCTGAGCAAGTGCAGCACGGCTGACCTGACTTTTGGCCTGCTGATCCTAGGCAACGTGAACCCTTTTGAGCTGTGTGGTATCGGCTCCTGCAGCATAGTCCTTACAATGTCGGACAGTTGGCGAGCTCGGGGACGGGTGCGAACATCAAATGATTTTCTTGCAAAGGACCAGGTCAATAGTGAGTACGCGGCGAACAGAAAGGTTTGGAGAGTCTAGGGATCTGGCGCTGGAAGGGGCACATCAGACGCCATTGCCCCCTCGGCGTGTAGGAGAGTTGACTGAGTCTGAGCTGTACAGCATGCGCGGAGACCCCGTGAGGCAGTGTGGTAGTGTGGTAGAGAGACGGTAAATGCGACCGCTGATCTGGGGGCAGATCGAAGAGATTTGGAGGCGCCTAGATTACAGAACGATCCTCAAAGGTTAAGGTTGGCGACGGTACAGACAGAGGTGCAAGCTCGCGGGGAAAACGGTGCTGGAAGTAGGAGAAAGCGCATGGGCGAGTACGCAGCAGAGCTACGGGCTACCTTGTCCCCGATGCCCGATCTGAATGCCTTGGTGCCAGCGTGGTTTTAACATTCCGGAGTCTGCGCAGGGTACTCTGATTCTCCCTTTCTTGAATGAACGTATGCGAGCTTTCCTGGCTTCCCAGACCACTACGGAAATTCTAACCTATGTGCAGTTGAAGACGTTAATTTTTAGGCTAACGACTAATACGCACAAGCGTCTATTTACCAATGCTGCGAACACAGCAAAGCAGTCTTGGAATCAGTTTGCACTAGGGTAGAGATGTTGTGCAGGTATTACTTGGATAGTCGAGGTGTCCATACGCTAGACGACCTTAGGAATCTAATAATATCAGATCGAAGGAGGCCATATCCGAGAGGTTCGTCTTACAGGGTGAAGTAACTCAGATGCTTCCTCCGAAAGAGTTGGTTTCAGCTGCGGAAAATTTCGAGGAATCGTGGAAGGATCCAGTAGACGCGAGGAGACGCGGTAGGGCCAACCGAGATTATCCGGACAAGCATGCTAGAGCGGACAGGGATGCCGCACGACCACGTCGGACATATGCTTGTCACACTCTTTCCGGAGATCGCAGCGATCGTAAATAACAGACCTTTGACTCCTGTGTCAACGGATCCGGAAAACCCAACGATTTGGACTCCAAGTATGATTCTCACTCAGAAGACGTGTAGAAACCCTCCACCTCCTGGAGAATTTGGATATGACAGTGTCTACCGAAGGCACtgaaaacaagtgctgtcagtagTCAACACCTTTTGGGAGCGCTGGAGGAGAGAATATCTAACATTGCAGGGCCGTCACAGGTAGCAGACAGCTCAACGAGACATCCGAGAGGGTGACATTGTCGTGCTGAACAAGGATGCCGAGCGAAAGGCTCTCTTTTTACCGTACTTTCAGTTATGTACGGTTTAGACAGTTCCGATTCAATGATTAATGAACGTCCTCATTGAGATCAGAATAGTGGCCCTTACCATGCGAAGACGCGGACCTTGGCTGTCGGCTATACGTATCCCTGCCAGTGCGCCTCAATTTATCTCAGCGCCCCGTTATCTCTACGATAGCGGAGAGATAACGGGGAGAGATAACTCTCTTCCGGCAATAGCAACTCGCGCTCGGTGTAGCAGAGTGAAACGAAACCGTtccaaaagcaaagttaccactactaccacggtggacTGCCACAAGCATAAGTGTGACATAAacccgccatttttgtaactaccctcaagcgtgtgcttgccatcttgtcctggtcgcacgtcatagaaaacgtcatgtTGAAGTcgtgtgactttgtttacatgtcgttttgccgcttactgGCATACTTCCATCGTCATAACGCCAatagatgaacgtattttgcagCATAAACTACGCGGTGCTTCTTCCACggcatggtagcccatttctcctttgcttaaaggagtacagagggccatccaaaaaattttcagattaagacatctgatgaaagtgtgtgtgtcattataccgaatagcgcgaaaggtattgatgtgtgcaatttgtttcccagaaaaaaacttacataaacatagctccgcgccttcacccttaactccccactccagctataacgaggatgaggaggtatgatggcacgtcaccgatgacggcataaggagactcgttctggtttgccgatcagtgggggtcagcgcattgttcctttgccgccgtaaacctgttttgccagttttcccggagaattggggatacaaggagcgcccgaagcattaccgagcaaggagaaaggctttatcagaaccccgaacagccgagtagcagacgacagcggagtagcagacaacatttttcttggccaatcagcgagcgttctccttatagcgtcagcgcgaggttccaggcagatcacaggctggtactgctcttcaccaccgttgcgcacggtcgctttttgcggcatattttaaattcagtttctgcgataattatgactctgtggtgtaaattacttcgcatggtgcatgttactggcaaacttaacagttttatgagaagaaaactgggtgttaaaaatggcttctgtgctactttaagtacatCGGATCGGCTCAGtgggtcgtcatcacatctttgaaagtcgtcaacagtacgaggccttatgttcAAAACTGCTTGTTTTACCGCGAGATTATCAAATAAAAATAATTGCCGTGATGGAAAGACACCCAACAGGTCGCGCAGAAACTataaccgcattgtttacaaactgtttggccgccgatcacgggcgccgccatcttcaaggtcacgtgtgccctgacgtttgctgtgacgtgcgaccaggatctgtccaggatgcattgcgttcgcccagcacgctttcgtctacggaagAATActttggatgccacccctgtggccaCAAGCGCGCTTctccatccctctgaacgaatGAACTCGACTGCTTCCGCTCGCCACTAGGGTGTCTCTCCCCacagaaaatacgccgctcgcacgttccgtaaacttctgtccagcactgtactgcaTGTTTTTCCTGACTtgcattatggccttagtagctgGTGCGCCACTAAAACCCGATTCCTGACTTTTTTGACAAAAGTTTCTGTTCCTGAACAGTACGAAGACAAGGCTTACGTTAGCCAGTTTTACTTTGCTCACGAGAATATTTCAAAGATATAACGAAGACTTGCGAAGATGATTTATACGTAACCGCTTAGCAAATAGTAGCTCTGATTTGATGATGCTCCTTTTTTCAAGTCGTCTGCAAACTCAATGTAAGAGAGTACAGGGAGTACGCGAGCAGTAGTTAACAAGGGAGACGTAGAAAGGGAGAGGTGTAAAATAATTATTTGTATTGATATGGAATATGTCATTCCACATTCCACCCAGATTTCTTCGTAGGTCAATATCTCACGGACTATGGCGCGTACAGCCGGCGCGTACACCCACTGAACTTTCAGAACTCGGAACTTATTTCAGATGCAGATTACTATACATATATTACAGATCAGGTATAAGGAAACAAAATACGTGCAACTGCTAGTGATGGAAGACGTGCACAAATTCCAAATTCTTATCTTCGATATGAAAATACATCAGACTTATGTGTCACCTGCGGCGCTTCACAAGCTCTCCCAACTCAGGTGGTCGATATTAATTAGGGAAACCACGCACGCCGTCAAACCCGAAATATGTTCCAAATACAAATGTTCAACAACCTGCTTCAGTCCAACCAGGAGAACACTTGGGAAGATCAGCGAAGTTCCCTGAATTTACCGGGGCAGGAAGGTACGTCGCATTTCTCAAGAACACGAATAATTAAACATTGAGACAATAGCAAGGCAGCGCAGGCGAGATCGCAACAACCTCAAGTCACAACTTGTGTTGAGAAGTGAGATACCCAAAGTTTACAGAAGCTTCTCAACAACCTAAATCTTGACGCCGCATAGCTTTGCTTGTTGGACATTACTAAGCTCTACGGATAATAGATGACGTCGTCGGACACATGAAATGAGAGCCTGTCAACACACGGTGCATCTCCAGGAGCAGACGATGGCTCTCAAATATACGTACCGCTTTCTTCTGGAGTGAGCTTATTGTGAAAATGATTACCATTTAACAGGCATAGCACATTCAAAGTTTCATCTAAGGGACGTTCGGGAAACGGATCACAACAATAATGGTGTTACGCTGTGGACATCTTTTCCGCGTTTTTTTTACCTGATTCCTGAAGCAATGCGTTTTCTTTACTGAACAAGTGCACGCACATCTTGCATGCTGCTCAACCTCGACTTTCGTGCATACAGGTGGCTTAGCTTGATGCACGTCAAACATAAGCACCTGCAAGGAAATCCGTGGCAATATTTAAAACGGGTCATACCAAATCAAAGGAACGCATTGTCTATTCATGACTATATTTGAACTGTTTCTATATTTGTTGCGCAGCAAGACAGAGGAGAGGGGCAGTAATGAGCGATACAAGCATGAGTGGGTAATGATAATTTATGGCGCACCAAAAGCTCCGTACACGACACACCGTATTTAGCGTCCTTCCGGGAAGACGGCGAGTCTGAGCAACTTTTACGCCGTTGCTAAATTTCTAGCGTCCttggccgggatcgaacccgcatcCTTGGGGTCAGTAGTCGGGCACACTACCAACTAATCCAACAAGGCAGGTCAAACATCAGTGGACAAACGCAGAAAATAATAAAGGGAATAAAGTAgagaagaaaaagtaacagagAAAGACTGAGGACAAGATATCCCATTTATCTCGCGTGTAGACGTAACGGATGTTCACTGCAAGAATGCAAGAAATAAGTAACTCAATCTACGCGGGTGGACTTGAAGCGGTCATCTCAGCCCTAGGCTGTCCACTAGACAAAGCCTCCAAGTAGATGAATTACATAAGCATGCCAGAACTAGTTGCGGCTTTATGAAAAAATCTTTGGGAAGTGCCTTTCAGGCACCAGCGATGGGGATAACTTCCGAACTGTTGTCCTCGTTTCCTTGTCTGATGAGACCTCGTGTAATATCTGAGGCATATCGTCCGGCCAATGGATCATCTGGGTTTGGGGGCCCTTCGTGTCGTTCTCGTCCTCTGTAAGGCAGGCTGGTGAACATGGCATGAACTTCACACTGCCGCACAGTGACAACTTGGCCGTAGTATGCTAAGGACAACCAGAAGCCTGGGAATCGCCTGGGTGGACGACTTAACCTAGACCCTGAGAGCGCTGACCTGACAAAAGCACCTTTCAATTTCTAGGGACTAAGCTTGTCGGAGCGCCAGCCCTCGGACCTTCCTGTGACGATATGGGTTGAACAGAGTAGGACACAGCACCACCTGTCTCGCGTGCCCAAAGTGCACAGTTCAAGGCACAGACGCGGGTTCCTATGTCGATGCCGAAGTTTGCTTCTTGCTCGGATAACGACGTCACAGTCCGGACCGCAGTCACGACCCACCGATGTCAGTCTGGCCTTCGTGTGAATCTGGGTTGTCCAGGCAGCCCACCCTTCACGATGATAATGTCATAGACCAGTTGGTTCTAGAGCCCACACAGTGATGGGGCTGGAACAGAGTCTCAAGTCACGAGGGGGATGCGGTCATTACAGACGGCGTAACAGCGCTCTTGGTTAGGGGAAAGGTGTTCTTTCAATAAAGCACGGTGGCAGAAGCGCAATGAGGGAAGCCAATGGTTGGGTTTCCGTGTTGTCGTGGTTGTGGCATTTTGCTTTGTTGTATCTTCgcctgtgacgtcacgtgtgTGCGTTGCTGCGGAAATTGACCCACCACTGGCTCGTTGTTCGGTGGTGAAAACGCATTATGACTTTCCAGTTGTTACCTCGGCGTATTTGCCTGCAGTTTGTTTTTCCGGGTTTTCTTTCTCGCTACCGTTATGTAAGGTTATGGGAGGAACTTGGTTAATGTGCTACCTTTGTGAATTGTAACAAGGGTACGCTCCAAGTAAACACACAAAAGACACGGCTAGGCTGTATGAAGGAGTGGCATGCCTAGTAATCCTACTGAGCTGCCGATAGCGGAGACCATTGACCTACGTTTCAAGATAAATATTTACCTGTACAGTTTTGTTTGTAAAATCTGTAGCTTGACAAGTGACAGAACCATGACAGTGCCCTGTACAGCGTTGCACTTCTACGAACTGTGGGTACGGAAACATGTGTACAGGTCTCGGCACCTCCGCCAAGGTAGTGCGTATCTGGCAGCCGGCTTCGCGAATTTCGTCCAGGATAATATCGCCCTTGCAACGGGCGGGTTTTCGCCGGCGCATCACTGCGAATTAAGCCAAGTCCACACTTTAGAAACAGGAAAACATTTCATGTTACAGAATTTCCGTCAGAAAAAAAGATACTCTTCCGATAACTCTTACACATAAACGCGAGCGTACATTTTCAATTGTCATGATGTTTATGCGCAGAAGAACGATCAATGTATCCTTGTATACATCGATCTATCATACCTTATATATGTATCGAAGGTCGAGTCATTTCAACGTGTGCGTatagttcttgtttcggctcatttgcatagcaaatttcagcgatggatatttcaacacacgtgcgcgtttcagcatttttaaccatggaatgactttcaacgaggaatatctcccgttctgctGCATCGCGTTTGCGCGCGAAATCCCTTActgaatgaattttaggtaagtaCTGATCTTGTAACATACCTTCTTCGAGAGAATGCTCGCCTgtccatataactcaactgcacaCACGGCATCTATTTTACTCTACTAGTTACGTTTCTAacaattctgtaacgaatatgaaaacaccctgtatattttcttttaaataagCAATCAATCAGTCACCCTGTATATTGCTGTCCTTAGGTTCAGGGGCAC from Ornithodoros turicata isolate Travis chromosome 4, ASM3712646v1, whole genome shotgun sequence encodes the following:
- the LOC135391413 gene encoding platelet-derived growth factor subunit A-like, translated to MTSRVGTALLLLGCTLLSRNSVDAEDPLQSPLWDDPGQSVFQHPSNTFFKERDGGYELDYHKVKRAVMRRRKPARCKGDIILDEIREAGCQIRTTLAEVPRPVHMFPYPQFVEVQRCTGHCHGSVTCQATDFTNKTVQVLMFDVHQAKPPVCTKVEVEQHARCACTCSVKKTHCFRNQYYDPVKCRCRCYTEKERFHCAASTNHIWDDKLCQCECKLFFRCPYMLEYFDVTFCSCRSIYALGPEPGHTPYA